One window from the genome of Eucalyptus grandis isolate ANBG69807.140 chromosome 7, ASM1654582v1, whole genome shotgun sequence encodes:
- the LOC120296047 gene encoding pelargonidin 3-O-(6-caffeoylglucoside) 5-O-(6-O-malonylglucoside) 4'''-malonyltransferase-like, producing MGNNFQPSRVEVVSALISKALVKIDRCGQGEERPIAVYMTFNLRDKVKLKIPANSCGNFFSMISGRSDQPAASKRNPEFNEMVNIIHNMISDAKTKYATIVNKQEFCSTVGNSIAEFVKVASSSEVFTIPFSSWCRFGLYEIDFGWGRPVLVSNISLNLRSVFLIDDEEGKGIDAWTTTTGDEMILLKQDPDILAFTS from the coding sequence ATGGGCAACAACTTCCAGCCTTCGAGGGTGGAGGTTGTTTCGGCACTAATAAGTAAGGCTCTCGTCAAGATTGATCGATGTGGACAGGGCGAAGAAAGGCCTATCGCAGTTTATATGACGTTTAACTTGCGCGATAAAGTCAAACTAAAGATACCCGCAAATTCTTGTGGCAATTTCTTCAGCATGATTTCTGGGCGCTCCGATCAACCCGCGGCCAGCAAAAGGAATCCGGAGTTCAATGAGATGGTGAATATAATCCACAATATGATATCGGACGCTAAAACGAAATATGCAACAATAGTAAACAAGCAGGAGTTCTGCTCGACGGTGGGGAATTCTATAGCCGAATTTGTCAAAGTCGCGTCCTCAAGCGAAGTCTTTACGATTCCTTTTAGTAGCTGGTGCCGTTTCGGGCTATATGAGATCGACTTCGGGTGGGGAAGGCCGGTTCTAGTCAGCAACATATCATTGAATCTCAGATCGGTCTTTCTTATCGACGATGAAGAGGGCAAAGGAATTGATGCATGGACAACCACAACTGGAGATGAGATGATTCTTCTTAAACAAGATCCGGATATTCTGGCATTCACTTCCTAG